One window of Phycisphaeraceae bacterium genomic DNA carries:
- the trpB gene encoding tryptophan synthase subunit beta gives MSTISNDLQTPRPPLISEVPDERGRFGQFGGAYVPETLVSALEQLIDVYDRVRSDERFWDELRSLLTTYVGRPTPLYFAQRLTKHARKGADRTKGAEIWFKREDLAHTGAHKINNTIGQGLLTKKMGKRRIIAETGAGQHGVASATAAAFLGLECDVYMGSEDVRRQKLNVTRMKMLGANVIEVNSGSRTLKDATNEAMRDWMGSVEHTHYIIGSVVGPHPFPMIVRDFQSIIGRECKGQSIRQLGKLPEAIVACVGGGSNAAGIFYDFADDKGVRLIGVEAGGRSREPGQHAAPLSLGSPGILHGSLSYVLQDANGQTADVHSCSAGLDYPGVGPEHAYWKDSGRVEYTTATDDEALDAFLLTARTEGIIPALETSHAIAHALKLAATMPGESRIVVNLSGRGDKDVEEVGRLLAMRS, from the coding sequence ATGAGCACGATCAGCAACGACCTCCAGACGCCTCGACCACCGCTCATCAGTGAGGTTCCCGACGAGCGGGGCCGATTCGGCCAGTTCGGCGGGGCGTATGTGCCCGAGACGCTCGTCTCCGCGCTCGAGCAGCTCATTGACGTGTACGACCGCGTCCGCAGCGACGAGCGATTCTGGGATGAGCTTCGCTCGCTTCTCACCACATACGTCGGCCGCCCGACGCCCCTCTACTTCGCGCAGCGGCTCACGAAGCACGCCCGCAAGGGTGCCGATCGCACCAAGGGTGCCGAGATCTGGTTCAAGCGCGAGGATCTGGCGCACACCGGTGCTCACAAGATCAACAACACCATCGGGCAGGGCCTCCTCACCAAGAAAATGGGCAAGCGCCGCATCATCGCGGAGACCGGCGCGGGGCAGCACGGCGTCGCGAGCGCAACAGCCGCGGCGTTTCTCGGCCTCGAGTGCGATGTCTACATGGGCTCCGAGGACGTGCGCCGCCAGAAACTGAACGTGACGCGCATGAAGATGCTCGGCGCCAACGTCATCGAGGTGAATTCCGGCTCGCGCACGCTCAAAGACGCGACCAACGAGGCGATGCGTGACTGGATGGGGTCTGTCGAGCACACGCACTACATCATCGGATCGGTCGTCGGGCCGCACCCCTTCCCGATGATTGTTCGCGACTTTCAGTCCATCATCGGGCGAGAGTGCAAGGGCCAGTCCATCCGGCAGCTCGGCAAACTACCCGAAGCGATCGTCGCCTGCGTCGGCGGGGGATCGAATGCCGCGGGCATCTTCTACGACTTTGCGGATGACAAGGGTGTCCGACTGATCGGCGTCGAGGCGGGCGGCAGATCGCGCGAGCCCGGGCAGCACGCCGCGCCGCTCTCGCTCGGTTCGCCCGGCATTCTCCACGGCTCGCTCTCGTATGTCCTTCAGGATGCGAACGGCCAGACCGCCGATGTTCACTCCTGCTCCGCCGGGCTCGACTATCCCGGCGTCGGGCCTGAGCACGCGTACTGGAAAGACAGCGGGCGCGTCGAGTACACCACCGCCACGGACGACGAAGCGCTCGACGCGTTCCTGCTCACCGCGAGGACCGAGGGGATCATCCCCGCGCTTGAGACATCGCACGCGATCGCGCACGCACTCAAACTCGCCGCGACGATGCCCGGCGAATCCCGGATCGTCGTGAACCTCTCGGGGCGAGGCGACAAGGATGTGGAAGAGGTCGGGCGACTGCTGGCGATGCGGTCCTGA
- the accD gene encoding acetyl-CoA carboxylase, carboxyltransferase subunit beta: MTRAASRTWNEIKTPKRSAIPEGLWLRCPGCSRMIYRRQMEANLHVCPECAHHFRIGAVERIRQLTDPGSFQPMFRGLEPTDPLGFRDLKTYADRLRIEQEKTGQVDAVQAGSGFIKGREAMVCCLDLTFMMGSMGSVVGETITRTIETATERNLPLIVVSCSGGARMQESGLSLMQMAKTSAALARHDNAGGLFISVLTDPTTGGVTASFAMLGDVILAEPGALIGFAGPRVIQQTIRQELPDGFQRSEFLLKSGLVDRVVARAELRSEIARIIDYSGK; encoded by the coding sequence ATGACACGAGCGGCATCCAGAACGTGGAACGAGATCAAGACACCGAAGCGGTCGGCGATCCCCGAGGGGCTCTGGCTCCGTTGCCCGGGATGCAGCCGCATGATCTATCGCCGGCAGATGGAGGCAAACCTCCACGTCTGTCCGGAGTGCGCCCATCACTTTCGGATCGGCGCGGTGGAGCGCATCCGCCAGTTGACGGACCCCGGCTCCTTCCAGCCCATGTTCCGTGGCCTTGAGCCGACGGACCCGCTCGGCTTCCGCGATCTGAAGACCTACGCCGATCGCCTCCGCATCGAGCAGGAGAAGACCGGGCAGGTGGATGCTGTACAGGCCGGGTCGGGCTTCATCAAGGGCCGCGAAGCGATGGTCTGCTGCCTTGATCTCACGTTCATGATGGGGTCGATGGGCAGCGTGGTCGGCGAGACCATCACGCGCACGATCGAGACCGCGACGGAGCGGAACCTGCCGCTCATCGTCGTGAGTTGCTCCGGTGGTGCTCGCATGCAGGAGTCCGGGCTGTCGCTGATGCAGATGGCAAAGACGAGCGCGGCTCTCGCTCGCCACGACAACGCCGGCGGGCTCTTTATCAGCGTTCTCACCGATCCGACCACTGGCGGCGTCACGGCGTCGTTCGCGATGCTCGGCGATGTGATCCTCGCCGAACCCGGCGCGCTCATCGGCTTTGCAGGCCCCCGCGTCATCCAGCAGACGATCCGGCAGGAGCTCCCGGATGGCTTCCAGCGATCGGAGTTCCTCCTCAAGAGCGGGCTCGTCGATCGCGTGGTCGCTCGTGCCGAACTCCGGAGCGAGATCGCGCGGATCATCGACTACAGCGGCAAGTAA
- a CDS encoding anaerobic C4-dicarboxylate transporter → MIWAEFLVVIGAIVIGARVGGAGLGTMAAIGLAVLVFGFGLPPSSPPATVLAIVLCVVTAAATMQAAGGLDLLVMIAEKALRAKPKYITFIAPAVAYLFTFCSGTGHVAYAILPVIAEVARKAGIRPERPMSISVIASQQAITASPLAAATAALLALLSKNDTIGLGQILMICIPSTFIGCMLGALSVYRKGVELKDDPIYKERLEKGLVEEPKEQKKLEGRARRNAIGSVATFLSAAAIIVVFGLFSDLRPTYTVTPPKEAGFSPTLVSSAIANLSDPERLDETITREQLKARLEEVRAEEAKPREVKVEMAVLIQIVMLSAAGIMMLAFGARAADAVKTPVAIAGVVAVVSIAGLGWMGNCFFDGNKAEIIGSMSEIIKAHPWVFAIGLFGLSVVLFSQASTVAALMPVGIALGLPAGTLIAMFPAVNGYFFLPTYGTIVAAIAFDQTGTTRIGKFVLVHSFMRPGLVATVSAVGIGLVLSKVVM, encoded by the coding sequence ATGATCTGGGCAGAGTTCCTCGTGGTGATCGGTGCGATCGTAATCGGGGCGCGCGTCGGCGGCGCGGGACTGGGAACCATGGCAGCCATCGGCCTCGCGGTCCTCGTCTTCGGCTTCGGGCTTCCTCCGTCCTCGCCGCCGGCGACGGTGCTGGCGATTGTGTTGTGCGTCGTGACTGCCGCGGCGACGATGCAGGCGGCGGGCGGGCTTGATCTGCTCGTCATGATCGCTGAGAAGGCCCTGCGTGCCAAGCCCAAGTACATCACGTTCATCGCGCCTGCCGTCGCCTATCTGTTCACGTTCTGCTCCGGCACGGGGCACGTCGCCTACGCGATCCTCCCCGTCATCGCCGAGGTCGCCCGCAAGGCCGGTATCCGCCCGGAGAGGCCGATGTCGATCAGCGTGATCGCATCGCAACAGGCGATCACGGCCAGCCCGCTTGCCGCCGCCACCGCCGCACTGCTGGCTCTCCTCTCGAAGAACGACACCATCGGGCTCGGACAGATCCTCATGATCTGCATCCCGTCGACGTTCATCGGGTGCATGCTCGGCGCCCTCTCCGTGTACAGGAAGGGCGTCGAACTGAAGGACGACCCGATCTACAAGGAGCGTCTGGAGAAGGGGCTTGTCGAGGAGCCGAAGGAGCAGAAGAAGCTCGAGGGCCGCGCGCGTCGGAACGCGATCGGGTCAGTCGCGACGTTCCTGTCTGCCGCGGCGATCATCGTCGTCTTCGGTCTCTTCTCCGACCTTCGCCCGACGTACACGGTGACGCCGCCGAAGGAGGCGGGGTTCAGCCCGACGCTGGTCTCGAGCGCGATCGCGAACCTGAGCGATCCCGAGCGCCTGGACGAGACCATCACGCGTGAGCAGCTCAAGGCGCGGCTGGAAGAGGTCCGCGCGGAAGAGGCCAAGCCCCGTGAGGTCAAGGTCGAGATGGCCGTGCTGATCCAGATCGTGATGCTCAGCGCCGCAGGGATCATGATGCTCGCGTTCGGGGCGCGGGCCGCCGATGCCGTGAAGACGCCCGTGGCCATCGCGGGTGTTGTGGCAGTCGTCTCCATCGCCGGGCTCGGTTGGATGGGCAACTGCTTCTTCGACGGGAACAAGGCCGAGATCATCGGCTCGATGTCGGAGATCATCAAGGCCCACCCGTGGGTCTTCGCGATCGGGCTGTTCGGGCTGTCCGTGGTGCTCTTCAGCCAGGCATCGACTGTCGCGGCGTTGATGCCGGTCGGCATTGCCCTCGGGCTTCCTGCGGGCACGCTGATCGCGATGTTCCCCGCCGTGAACGGTTACTTCTTCCTGCCGACCTATGGCACGATCGTCGCGGCGATCGCATTCGACCAGACCGGGACGACCCGTATCGGGAAGTTCGTGCTTGTCCACAGTTTCATGAGGCCGGGCCTCGTGGCGACGGTCTCCGCCGTCGGCATCGGGCTGGTGCTCTCAAAGGTCGTGATGTGA
- a CDS encoding HEAT repeat domain-containing protein produces the protein MGSFSKRACSGLAAIAGTLASLGLASCGDRSASTGPSTTTEPRPVVTAVSRSEIREKAIDVLTEAVQSPLPQMRANAIEGMLQAPTRLEPLVALGLKDENLGVRSVAAMCVGRAKIRSLASSVAPLLTDESGFVRLSANYALMRLGEPAAPSMLAEALLADPSPRVRSHAAYVLGELGNKSATAMLRQALLEKMPLASAEEMRLMHLQIAEALVKLGDTAQVQTIRAALYPSRPQELEAAALAVQIIGEVRDRGAIDQLIYLDAYRDETGQRMPAEVRLALASAMAKMGRREGSFIADEFKANEVPAIRAQAASVYGETGQPDNLPTLASMLDDPEGNVRVAAAAAILKITSR, from the coding sequence ATGGGATCATTCTCGAAGCGTGCGTGCAGCGGTCTGGCAGCCATCGCGGGCACTCTTGCCTCACTTGGACTTGCATCGTGTGGCGATCGATCCGCCTCGACCGGGCCATCGACGACGACTGAGCCGAGGCCGGTGGTCACGGCGGTGAGTCGCTCGGAGATTCGCGAGAAGGCGATCGATGTGCTGACCGAAGCGGTGCAGTCGCCCCTCCCGCAGATGAGAGCAAACGCGATCGAGGGGATGCTGCAGGCACCGACACGCCTGGAGCCGCTCGTCGCGCTCGGGCTGAAAGACGAGAACCTCGGTGTCCGCAGCGTCGCCGCCATGTGCGTCGGAAGGGCGAAGATCCGCTCACTCGCGTCCTCCGTCGCCCCCCTTCTCACAGATGAATCCGGCTTTGTGCGCCTCTCCGCCAACTACGCGCTCATGCGGTTGGGCGAGCCCGCGGCACCGAGCATGCTCGCCGAGGCGCTCCTCGCTGACCCATCGCCGCGCGTTCGATCTCACGCTGCCTATGTGCTCGGCGAACTGGGGAACAAGTCCGCCACAGCGATGCTCCGTCAGGCCTTGCTCGAAAAGATGCCACTGGCCTCGGCTGAAGAGATGCGACTGATGCACCTCCAGATTGCTGAGGCACTCGTGAAACTCGGCGACACCGCGCAGGTTCAGACGATCCGTGCCGCGCTCTACCCCTCTCGCCCCCAGGAGCTTGAGGCGGCCGCGCTCGCGGTGCAGATCATCGGCGAGGTGCGAGACCGCGGGGCGATCGATCAACTCATCTACCTTGATGCCTATCGCGATGAGACTGGGCAGCGGATGCCCGCCGAGGTTCGTCTCGCCCTCGCCAGCGCGATGGCAAAGATGGGGCGGCGCGAGGGCTCCTTCATCGCAGATGAGTTCAAGGCCAATGAGGTGCCCGCGATCCGCGCCCAGGCAGCTTCCGTCTACGGCGAGACCGGACAACCCGACAATCTCCCCACCCTGGCGTCGATGCTCGACGACCCGGAGGGAAACGTCCGAGTCGCGGCCGCCGCAGCCATCCTCAAAATCACCTCGCGCTGA
- the rplS gene encoding 50S ribosomal protein L19, giving the protein MLGGTQKIIEGLTAESLKKNLPTLSIGDTVSVHCRIVEGDKERVQVFQGVLMARSGSSTNEMITVRRIVDDLGVERVWPLNSPLIAKIEVIRHGDARRSKLYYLRERVGKSRRLRDRRRGIKHTEGVIGFKPPVAQATATAEA; this is encoded by the coding sequence ATGCTTGGCGGCACCCAGAAGATCATCGAAGGACTGACGGCGGAGAGTCTGAAGAAGAACCTGCCGACGTTGAGCATCGGCGACACGGTCAGCGTTCACTGCCGCATCGTCGAGGGAGACAAGGAGCGCGTTCAGGTGTTCCAGGGCGTGCTGATGGCACGCTCGGGCTCCAGCACCAATGAGATGATCACGGTCCGCCGTATCGTCGACGATCTCGGCGTTGAGCGTGTGTGGCCCCTGAATTCGCCGCTGATCGCGAAGATCGAGGTCATCCGTCACGGCGACGCGAGACGCTCCAAGCTGTACTACCTGCGTGAACGTGTCGGCAAGAGCCGTCGCCTGCGTGATCGCCGCCGCGGCATCAAGCACACCGAGGGCGTGATCGGATTCAAGCCGCCGGTGGCACAAGCCACTGCAACGGCCGAGGCGTGA
- a CDS encoding aspartate ammonia-lyase, with translation MAARKKAGAKRGARRGGGKRIEHDLLGKKAIPANAYYGVQSARAMENFAISGVKVHAYPVFIKGLAMVKMAAARANHECDPKAMPRRVLRGIEAACQDLIDGKLHEQFDIDVFQGGAGTSTNMAANEVIANRALEHMGHRKGQYEYCDPHDHVNLAQSTNDAYPSALHVAIMLGNDDLVAEMERLVGAFRRKGRQFAKIVKMGRTQLQDAVPMTLGQEFDAWADSLTDEVHTLRAVEAILCEVNMGGTAIGTGLNAPKGYARKCARHLARITGRPIRLADDLVEATQDTQSYVLYASVLKSMAIKLSKICNDLRLLSSGPRAGLNEINLPAMQPGSSIMPGKVNPVIPEVVNQVCFRVIGNDLTVTLAAEAGQLQLNVMEPVIAACIFESQVLFINAAASLRVNCVDGITANADVCKRLVEQSIGIVTALNPVLGYDKSTELAAEALATGKGVVELVREKRLLTEAQIRSVLDPRRMAGTM, from the coding sequence ATGGCTGCGAGAAAGAAGGCCGGTGCGAAACGGGGCGCGAGGCGAGGCGGCGGCAAGCGGATCGAGCACGATCTGCTCGGCAAGAAGGCGATCCCCGCCAACGCGTACTACGGCGTGCAGTCCGCGCGGGCGATGGAGAACTTCGCGATCTCAGGCGTCAAGGTCCACGCGTATCCGGTGTTCATCAAGGGGCTGGCCATGGTCAAGATGGCCGCGGCCAGGGCGAACCATGAGTGCGACCCGAAGGCGATGCCGCGACGTGTCCTGCGCGGGATCGAGGCGGCTTGCCAGGACCTGATCGACGGAAAGCTGCACGAGCAGTTCGATATCGACGTCTTCCAAGGCGGTGCGGGGACTTCGACGAACATGGCTGCGAATGAGGTGATCGCGAACCGAGCGCTCGAGCACATGGGCCATCGCAAGGGTCAGTACGAGTACTGCGACCCGCACGACCACGTGAATCTCGCGCAGTCGACAAACGACGCGTACCCGAGCGCGCTTCATGTCGCCATCATGCTCGGCAACGACGATCTCGTCGCCGAGATGGAGCGGCTTGTGGGCGCGTTCCGCAGGAAGGGGCGACAGTTCGCGAAGATCGTCAAGATGGGACGCACGCAGTTGCAGGACGCGGTGCCCATGACCCTCGGGCAGGAGTTCGACGCGTGGGCGGACAGTCTCACGGATGAGGTTCACACGCTCCGTGCGGTCGAGGCGATCCTCTGCGAGGTCAACATGGGGGGCACCGCGATCGGCACCGGGCTGAACGCGCCGAAGGGGTACGCTCGCAAGTGCGCCCGGCATCTGGCGCGCATCACGGGACGTCCGATCCGTCTTGCGGACGACCTGGTCGAGGCGACGCAGGACACGCAGTCTTATGTGCTGTACGCCTCGGTGCTCAAGAGCATGGCGATCAAGCTCTCCAAGATCTGCAACGACCTGCGTCTGCTCTCTTCCGGCCCGCGCGCGGGTCTGAATGAGATCAACCTTCCCGCGATGCAGCCCGGCTCCTCGATCATGCCCGGCAAGGTCAATCCGGTCATCCCGGAGGTCGTGAATCAGGTCTGTTTCCGGGTGATCGGCAACGACCTGACGGTCACGCTCGCCGCGGAGGCCGGGCAGTTGCAGCTGAACGTGATGGAGCCGGTGATCGCGGCGTGCATCTTCGAGTCGCAGGTGCTGTTCATCAACGCCGCGGCGTCCCTGCGCGTCAACTGCGTGGACGGCATCACGGCGAACGCCGACGTGTGCAAGCGGCTGGTGGAACAGAGCATCGGCATCGTCACCGCGCTCAACCCAGTGCTCGGCTACGACAAGTCCACCGAGCTCGCGGCCGAGGCGCTGGCGACCGGCAAGGGCGTGGTCGAGCTGGTCCGCGAGAAGAGGTTGCTGACCGAAGCGCAGATCCGCTCTGTGCTCGATCCGCGACGCATGGCGGGCACGATGTGA
- a CDS encoding histidine phosphatase family protein, which yields MPRRPGASRASEPGECIILMAKVTDIQILIARCGPTAWDEGGRLCGGGTDLPVCPAGHEHLQSIGERLSGSTLGVVVCGPDAASHETARVIAAATGARVKSADDLGEVSLGLWEGLLVGELEERFPTVYRQWKDDPTGVLVPQGESVDEARERLISALARLLNRTRGVGKGVGVVLRPISYLIVRSWLRGEGLADSWQNPSEVPPLEWHCVPKLRIRRDGAETLPGPAGSRAKAS from the coding sequence ATGCCGCGAAGACCGGGGGCATCGCGGGCGTCGGAGCCCGGTGAGTGCATCATCCTGATGGCGAAGGTCACCGACATCCAGATTCTGATTGCTCGCTGCGGGCCCACGGCATGGGACGAGGGGGGGCGCCTGTGCGGCGGTGGCACCGATCTCCCTGTCTGCCCGGCCGGTCACGAACACCTCCAATCCATCGGCGAGCGGCTCTCTGGATCGACGCTGGGTGTGGTGGTCTGCGGACCCGATGCCGCGAGCCATGAGACGGCGAGAGTCATCGCCGCGGCCACGGGGGCGCGGGTCAAATCTGCGGACGACCTCGGCGAGGTCAGTCTGGGGCTGTGGGAAGGTCTGCTCGTCGGCGAACTCGAAGAGCGATTCCCGACCGTCTACCGGCAATGGAAGGACGATCCGACAGGCGTTCTGGTTCCCCAGGGCGAGAGCGTCGATGAGGCCCGGGAGCGTCTGATCAGCGCACTTGCGCGCCTCCTGAACCGCACGAGGGGTGTCGGAAAGGGCGTCGGCGTTGTGCTGCGCCCGATCTCATACCTGATCGTTCGATCGTGGCTGCGCGGCGAGGGGCTTGCCGATTCGTGGCAGAACCCGTCGGAGGTTCCGCCGCTCGAATGGCATTGTGTGCCGAAACTCCGAATAAGGCGTGACGGTGCGGAGACGCTGCCGGGTCCTGCCGGCTCGCGTGCGAAGGCGTCCTAG
- the lnt gene encoding apolipoprotein N-acyltransferase, which translates to MDWREFRTGVLGGLAFGIGLVLAFPPVGFWPATILMPLAIVMLVGRGIDRVGSASLGVVVGTLPAWAMQHAWVVNVSELGFPPLVLYSASFSGATTWLLARLVRRMPRLGLGASCGLVWCLVETIRGEILLGGYPWHLVAHPLIDVASLASPGGVIGAYGVSGLVAVLAGAIGDAVIKRRTRAASIAIGATSLAWVGLSVLPAPSPSETIRVAVIQTNSRQDNRTPTTPWEMVELMRTLMQQTREAAAENPAFIVWPESMMPGRSMQPSTIQAERDFGVYYKVVPPAAVGEPFALSAWEFAEATASLQSELGVPLLVGSERYTNLRIKDSPEGGITYDADETFNSVFLVVGGEVAGVYDKMVLTPFGEVMPGIRYWPWLQARVRALGAYGMPFNLSAGKERTVLVAPRAEGGSLRLVAPICFEATMPNACRRLVYESGHRRADVIVNGTNDGWFNSFAMARGQHLLGARWRSLELATPMARAANTGTSALIDHRGRLVAKGVNNSTKTHDIDGVLSGELPIVEGVSVYARGGWVAPWVVGAACLVLICAPAILGRRSKREASPE; encoded by the coding sequence ATGGACTGGCGAGAGTTCCGAACGGGTGTGCTGGGTGGGCTGGCGTTCGGGATCGGGCTTGTCCTCGCGTTTCCGCCGGTCGGATTCTGGCCAGCGACGATCCTGATGCCCCTGGCGATCGTGATGCTGGTCGGCCGGGGCATCGACCGAGTCGGCTCGGCATCTCTGGGCGTTGTCGTCGGGACACTGCCCGCCTGGGCGATGCAGCATGCCTGGGTTGTCAACGTCTCAGAACTCGGCTTTCCGCCCCTGGTTCTGTATTCCGCCTCATTCTCGGGTGCCACAACCTGGCTGCTTGCCCGTCTGGTCCGCCGGATGCCGCGGCTCGGGCTCGGCGCGTCGTGCGGGCTCGTCTGGTGCCTCGTCGAGACGATCAGGGGCGAGATCCTGTTGGGTGGGTATCCGTGGCATCTCGTCGCGCACCCGCTCATCGATGTGGCCTCGCTCGCTTCGCCGGGCGGCGTGATCGGGGCATACGGCGTCTCCGGCCTCGTCGCGGTTCTGGCTGGTGCCATCGGCGACGCCGTCATCAAGCGACGGACTCGTGCGGCATCGATCGCCATCGGCGCAACCTCGCTGGCATGGGTCGGATTGAGCGTGCTGCCGGCACCATCGCCATCGGAAACAATCAGGGTCGCGGTGATCCAGACAAACAGCCGCCAGGACAATCGCACCCCCACCACACCGTGGGAGATGGTCGAGCTGATGCGAACGCTCATGCAGCAGACACGCGAGGCGGCGGCGGAGAATCCCGCCTTCATCGTCTGGCCGGAGAGCATGATGCCCGGGCGTTCGATGCAGCCGTCGACGATCCAGGCCGAACGAGACTTCGGCGTGTACTACAAGGTGGTTCCTCCCGCTGCGGTCGGCGAGCCGTTCGCGCTCAGCGCGTGGGAGTTCGCCGAGGCAACCGCGTCACTCCAGTCCGAACTGGGAGTGCCGCTGCTGGTGGGCTCGGAGCGTTACACGAATCTGCGGATCAAGGACTCGCCCGAAGGCGGGATCACCTATGACGCCGACGAAACCTTCAACAGCGTCTTTCTCGTGGTCGGTGGCGAGGTCGCGGGCGTGTACGACAAGATGGTGCTCACCCCGTTCGGAGAGGTCATGCCCGGCATCCGATACTGGCCCTGGCTTCAGGCGCGTGTCAGGGCCCTCGGCGCATACGGAATGCCCTTCAACCTGTCGGCGGGGAAGGAGCGAACCGTACTTGTCGCGCCCAGAGCCGAAGGGGGCTCCCTGAGACTCGTTGCACCGATCTGCTTCGAAGCGACCATGCCAAACGCGTGCCGCAGGTTGGTCTACGAAAGTGGCCACCGCCGGGCCGACGTGATCGTGAACGGCACGAACGACGGGTGGTTCAACTCGTTCGCGATGGCCCGGGGCCAGCACCTGCTCGGAGCCCGGTGGAGATCGCTCGAACTGGCGACCCCTATGGCCCGGGCGGCGAACACCGGAACATCCGCACTCATCGATCATCGGGGAAGATTGGTCGCCAAAGGCGTCAACAACTCAACGAAGACCCACGACATCGATGGTGTCCTGAGCGGCGAACTGCCGATCGTTGAGGGCGTATCGGTATATGCTCGGGGCGGCTGGGTCGCGCCGTGGGTTGTTGGCGCAGCGTGCCTGGTGTTGATCTGTGCGCCCGCAATACTCGGGCGTAGAAGCAAACGCGAGGCCAGCCCGGAGTAG
- a CDS encoding methyltransferase domain-containing protein gives MKRSGQRSTQPKTIAQRPAPTRSITDRLSDVSELVRLRVLRILEQEELSVGEIAQIVQLPQSTVSRHLKILADGQWLLRRAAGTATLYRLILDDLPAESRSLWLAIRDQLPESGDLAEDARRLRAVLAQRDADPQAFFGRVVGEWDRIRSDWFGDRFTPAALLSLIPSGWTVADLGCGTGNAAELLAPNVKRVHAVDQSLPMLTAAKKRLSGFSNVSFHQGTLEHIPLDDASVDAIVSVLVLHHVPEPLDALREMRRILRGDHASGTGGVALIVDMLEHDRAEYRHTMAHKHLGFAPRSMHKLCKDAGFASTVVRPLDSEPDAKGPGLFVAVARVSPD, from the coding sequence ATGAAACGCTCCGGCCAGAGATCAACCCAGCCCAAGACCATAGCGCAACGCCCCGCGCCGACGCGATCGATTACCGATCGGCTTTCCGACGTGTCGGAACTGGTGCGCCTACGCGTGCTTCGGATCTTGGAGCAGGAAGAACTCTCCGTCGGCGAGATCGCCCAGATCGTTCAGTTGCCGCAGTCGACGGTCAGCCGCCATCTCAAGATCCTCGCGGACGGGCAGTGGCTTCTCCGCCGGGCCGCGGGCACCGCAACGCTCTACCGACTCATTCTCGACGACCTTCCGGCGGAATCCCGATCCCTCTGGCTCGCTATCCGTGACCAGTTGCCGGAGAGTGGAGACCTCGCCGAAGACGCCCGACGCCTCCGCGCCGTGCTCGCCCAGCGAGATGCAGACCCTCAGGCGTTCTTCGGCCGCGTCGTCGGCGAGTGGGACAGGATCAGATCCGACTGGTTCGGAGACCGGTTCACACCCGCAGCGTTGCTCTCGCTCATCCCGAGCGGCTGGACTGTCGCAGACCTCGGGTGCGGCACGGGGAACGCCGCAGAACTACTCGCACCCAACGTCAAGCGTGTCCACGCCGTCGATCAGTCGCTGCCGATGCTAACCGCCGCGAAGAAGCGACTCTCCGGCTTCTCGAACGTCTCGTTCCACCAAGGGACGCTCGAACACATCCCGCTGGATGACGCCTCTGTCGATGCCATCGTCAGCGTGCTCGTGCTCCACCACGTGCCGGAGCCGCTCGACGCGCTCCGGGAGATGCGCCGCATCCTCCGTGGCGATCACGCATCCGGAACCGGCGGCGTCGCGCTCATCGTTGACATGCTCGAGCACGATCGGGCCGAGTACCGACACACCATGGCGCACAAGCACCTGGGCTTTGCACCCAGATCGATGCACAAGCTCTGCAAGGATGCGGGCTTCGCCTCGACCGTCGTCAGACCCCTTGATAGCGAGCCCGACGCGAAAGGTCCCGGACTGTTCGTCGCCGTCGCTCGCGTCTCACCAGACTGA